The DNA window GTCTACAGCATTTCCATACACAGCTTCACCAGTACCAGGACTTGCTACTGCTCCGGTCACTATTCTACAAACTTCACAAAGAGTGGAGGTCAGCTCAAATCTTACCACTCATGTAACCTCTAAATCTCTAAGCCCTCAGCCAACCATTTTGAATGTTTCTAGAACAGCAAAACCATTGTTTGAAGTTCCTCAAATCACCAATTACACAGCAAAGACTATAAGTGTGAGAACACCTCATGCATCACCAACAAGGAGTAAAACACCTACTGCAGAGTTATTGAGAGGCCCAACACCAACATTTGAGGTTAGGAGGATAGTGACTCCAACATCTGAAATAAGGAGAGACAGAACACCAACCAGAGAGATCAGAAGGGTTTCAACTCCAACATTTGAAGTCAAGAGGATTACCCCAACTTCAGAAATTAAGAAAAGCCAAACACCAACTTCTGAAGTCAAGAAAGAGACAATTCCATCTTCTGACATCAAAAGGGTCAGTACTCCTTCAGAGACTAAGCAAAACACAACACCGACACCTGAGACAAAACAGGATACAACTCCAACACTCGAGGCAAAGGAGGCTACAACACCAACAAGAGTAAAGACACCTACATATGACTTTACCTCACCAAAAACATTTACAGGGCGACCCAAGACACCCTCAGATCGTGTGTCACGTGTTAGAGTATCTGTAATTGAGATTTCAAGACCAAACCCACTTTTATTTGCTGTATCTCCTGTGCACATGGAGGGCAGAAGATCCAAAACGCCAACCTCAAGTTTGACTGGTCCACAAGATGAAATGCATAAAATAGCAAACCAAGTGAATGACACCAGTCATTCAGAAATATTACAAAATGGGGACATAGATGTCAAATCAACTGAACCCTTACAAGAAAAGCTGGATAAGACCACAGAAAACCTGTCAAAACTTGAGTCATCAAAGCCAAAGACCCAAACACAGGAAAGCCCAAACCTTAAAGCAAATGAGCAGCCAAAGGCTGAAACCCCAACAACACTCAAGACTGAACCTGCACAGCCTAGTTTATCTTCAGTTGGGTATCAAAAACCGTTATCTAGAGTCCCTACATTTGTAGGTCAAAGACCCAAAACACCAACAGCACCTAAATCCAAACCAGCATATTATGGATTGACTCCCGCTGAATATGTTGCCCATGGAGGAATAAAGAGTTACACACCCAGTTTTAGCATTTCTACACCAACTGCCCTTCCAAGTGTAGAGGCAACTAACCTTCCAAAACAGGAACCAGTAGTACCTCAACCGGATGAAACTGTGACCATGACAAATGACAAGTCTGAGGTAAAGCCTAAAGAACAAGTTGACGTCCAGGTGGCTCCACCTCTAAAGGTTCCAAAGGCAGCATCTGAGCCAGAAGCTAACTCCGTAAGGGACATTCCCAAGCCAACTGTGCCAGAATTAAAAGCAAAAATTCCTGATGTTAAAATTCCAACTATTGTGGTATCTGTCGCTGACACACCACCATCAGAAGAAAAAGCAAAGACAGTAAGCACAGTGACACCAAGAGTCAGAACTCCAACTTATGGATCTCCCAGACTTTCCCAAATGACACCAACCCCTCCAGCTGTGAAGGTAACTCCGAAACCTGAAAGTAAGGCTGTGCCATTATCTGGCCAAGATGTGGGAAAGCCAGCACCTCCAAAGGTGCCAGAAGGTAAACCCGAAACAACCAAAGTACCAGAGAAGCCAACAGAGGCAAAAATGTCTTTGTTAGAGAGAATTAAGAAGCAGAAGCTTGAAGCTGCTTCTTCTGAAAAACCTCCTGAAAAAGGAGAGGTTAAAGATGTGGTTAAGCCACTGGCTAAACCAAAAGAAGACCAAAAGGACCTTGAAATAAAGGGCGCTGAACCTGAAAAGGTTGACAAAGTGGAGGCAAAACCTAGTCCCCAACAGGAGATCAAGTCTGCAGTGAAAAAGACGGAGAAGGGTGAGGAAGGCTCCTCCCCAACTGCAGAGCCTCTCTTGAAGATGATGCAGAAACCAAAAGGCATGAAGTCGAAACTCAGTGGCTGGTCTCGCCTTAAGAAACATATGGTGGTTGAAGCAGAGGAGCCCAAGTTTCCAGAGGCAGATCCCACGTCAAATAAAGATGTCCCTGCCAGCGCTGATCAAAATGTAAGTGAAATGCAAAATAAGTCTGAAGCCGAAGCTAAGCCTAGTGAGAGCGAGGACAGTAGAGACTCCCCAAGGGCAACAAAAATGTGGGATGCTGTCCTCTTCCAAATGTTCTCAACCAAAGAGAGTATAATGCAACAAATTGAAGCCAATAAAACTGAGGAGCAAAAGAAGATGGAGGCAGAACAGAAGACGTCACAAGAGATTCCCACATTTGCGCATCGTTTGCCAGTTCTCCTGTACAGCCCGCGGTTTGATGCCAGGCGACTAAAAGAGGCAGCTTCGCGACCAGCGACAAAGATTGCAACAGTTTTTGAAATGGGACTCATAGGCCGCAAAAATAAAGAAGAAGAACCAAAAGACTTTAATAGAACAGCCAGAGGCTTCAGTGTTTTTTAAATCACTGATGTCTGACTGGGTAACATATAAATAATGGGCAAGGTTGTTGTTAGCTTTCATTGCGATGGTAGAGTTCTGTTTATCATCCAGTCCATTTCTTTACATATGCTTTTATAACTTTCTAACAGGTCAACTGGCAAGTAAACAAAAAATACTATCTGTAAAATGCACAATAACTTATTTGCAGTAGGTAATTGCCTACTTGTCAATTGGCATTAACCATTTAAGCTAAATAGAATATTGAATAAAGAACAAATCATATCTTTTGAAGCTTTTAAATTAAAGTTTATTGCCTAAGACTTTCAAAGCTCATCTCGACATTTTTTATAAGCATGTTAAATATGGTAATATTTTGATGAAACTTACATCCCTGAATATCTtcgccaaaaaaagaaaaagagaaaagagaTATCATTCAAGCCTGCTCCAAGACAGAACATCTAAGCAAAAAGATTGTCTTTGGATGTGGAAATGTAAAATATATgcaggttttttttattattattattttaaaggaaTAGGAAAAAcgaaaattaccctatgatttactcaccctcaagccatcctaggacTATATGACTTTCATACGAACACAatcagagttgtattaaaaaatacTCTGGCTTTTCCAAgccttataatggcagtgaatggaagATGTGATTTTGAAGACCAACAAAGTTCAGTcatccattataaaaaaaaaaggttaataaaggccttcagaagtgaatcaatgcatttgtgtcaGAAAATCATTCATTTAAACTTTATagactgtaatctctagcttccgctaactgccATACGTGTATTCAAGAGagcaaagttttaaatatggatatttttcttacacaaacacattgattcacttcagaaggcatttATGAACCCCTCAGAGCAGTGTGGAGTACTATTAATAAAAAACAGGCAAATTTTTTAGGCTTCAACATCTCAACCTCtcctcactgccattataaagcttgtaagagccaggacattttttaatataactccaattgtattcgtcctgaaaaagaaagtcatatacacctagtatggcttgagggtgagtaaatcgtgGGGTACTTTTCATTTTCAAGTAAACTATCCATTCAAGTTACTTTATGGTATtcttttttaaaattacaataaaatacacCACACctttttctcagcaaaatttctCCACAACCAGTATTCTATGGTGCTTAATGGGCGTAAAACAAATTTGTGAGGATATATACAAGAAAACATGGTGTTGAGGGATAAATTGCTATTGTATGATTTTGAAGGTGCAGGGACAACTGAGTGCGAGTTAAAAGGTGGGTGGGCAAGTGAAACGGGTGAACTATGGAAGAAAGAAATAAGATATAGTATAAGAAAGAGATGTATACAGTAAGTATGCTAAGTTTTGGAAATTTGTTCTAAGCCTTATTAGTACTGAAAGCAAGGCATGGCGCACACTGCTCTGCTGCTCTACTTGGTGTTTAGTGTTGACAAAGAGCTTTCACTGATGGAGCCTTAAAATGGGCTCAAATATAAATGCTCTGTTTGCTTCAGTGCAATTAAGTGAATAACAGTGAAGGCTAATTGTCAACTCCAACTCATGCATGTTTTCATTTCAGGCTTAGGTAATGTTAAGTTTGTAGGCTTGGCCTTTTTTGCATGTTGCTCTTTTGTTGCAGAAACCAAGAACATTTTCTCTTTACTGATGCTGTTGTGTATACTGCTTTGCATTCTAAGGTGCACTGTACTaggtttaatgttattttatatatattttttaataaaacacctGTTTTGAGAGAGAATGTTTTGTATGACTTTTATGACAGTAGCCATTGAATGAAAACATTTGCATTGTGTTTGCAGCTTGCTGTGGTTTGTTTGTAAAATAATTTTCTAGGGTTTTCAGATATAGCCTACTTCAAATGATATTAGCTCTCCAAAGTTTACTTGAGATATCATCTTAACTTTTTATGTGATATTATTATTTCAAGAACATTTTGATTTAGAACAATTACATAAGTGAGATGATTTCAGTATGTCTTAAGACTCTTAATATCTCATAAGACACAGGGAATTATGTGAGTCAGTTTGGGTTTTTGTGTCTTTTCCAAGTTGTTCAAAGAGTATTTATGCTctaagtcataatattttgagaataaagtcgaaattacaagaataaagtcgaaaaactacgagaaaaaagtttagatattttgagaaaaaaaagtcaaaatatcagaacaaagtctaaatatttcaagaataaagtaaaaattatgaaaatgaagtcaaaatattttgagaataaagtcaaaattacgagaattaagttgTACCAATTATGAGATGTACTACTATTTTAACTTTACTAAGATTGAAGTATTAAAGTAAATACTTAGGCTAGAATGTACTCTCAAAATATAACtttatctcgtaattgctacaaattctcataattttgactttattctctaaacattttgactctattctcgaaacaatttgactttattctcgaagcattttgactttattctcataattctgacttaattctctaaacatttcaactttattctcataatttacttaattttcgaaatatttcgaatttattctctaaacattttgactttactctcgaaacacttcgactttattctcataatttttacttcattctcaaaatatttgcctttattctcataattttgacttcattctcaaaatattttgcctttattctcaaaacattttgactttctcCTCGAAACACGTTgactatatttttgtaattttgattttattttcgaaacatttcgactttattctcattattttgacttattctcaaaatattttgcctttattctcgaaacattttgactttattctctaaacattttgactttattctcgaaacacttcgacttcattcttgtaattttgactattctcaaatatttagactttattctcataattttgacttcattctcaaaatatttagactattctcaaaacattttgactttctcCTCGAAACACGTTgactatatttttgtaattttgattttattttcaaaacatttcgactttattctcattattttgacttattcttaaaatattttgcctttattctcaaaacattttgactttattctctaaacattttgactttattctcaaaatattttgcctttattctcgaaacatttcgactttattctcgaaacacgttgactatatttttgtaattttgactttattttcgaaacatttcgactttattctcattattttaacttattctcaaaatattttgcctttattctcgaaacattttgactttattctctaaacattttgactttattctcgaaacacttcgacttcattcttgtaattttgactttattctcataatttagtctttattctcaaatatttagactttattctcataattttgacttcattctcaaaatattttgcctttattctcgaaacattttgacttcattctcgaaacacgtcaactttatttttgttattttgacattattctcgaaatatttcaactttattctcataattttgacttcattctcacaatattttgcctttattctcaaaacatttcgactttattctcaaaacacttcaactttattctcgtaattttgactttattctcatatttttttactttattttctaaatattataactttaatctcgtaattttttattttttatttttattttttttttgacactaaAACGCCTTCTTAGTTTTATTAGCTTTAAATTATGTAAAACAAAAGAAAGCGTCTCACCTGATTTTCCATTCGGGTAGGCACTGTAATGATCACCAGTCTTGGAAATCTTCTCGTATTTTCCATGGCCTGTCACAACAAACTTGTACTGTTTACCTGAGGAGGAGCCCTAAAATATAAAAGGTGAGTAGAAGAAGACGTATTAAGCGAGAGATTCATTCTCAACCAATCATTTTCAGCTTTTTATGTGAATAT is part of the Garra rufa chromosome 25, GarRuf1.0, whole genome shotgun sequence genome and encodes:
- the prr33 gene encoding uncharacterized protein prr33; translation: MAVNIGNAAQAGLLSQQYPPPLLPKPGKENVRLQKLLKKTAKKKAAAQASQPSVPFRSSLSPVNEASPDLEHSDHSTPPKTPETPFYIGTVHPRFNVRPLYQHVSSPYPHHRGFTYGKTARFSPQPYAAPQNLSTAFPYTASPVPGLATAPVTILQTSQRVEVSSNLTTHVTSKSLSPQPTILNVSRTAKPLFEVPQITNYTAKTISVRTPHASPTRSKTPTAELLRGPTPTFEVRRIVTPTSEIRRDRTPTREIRRVSTPTFEVKRITPTSEIKKSQTPTSEVKKETIPSSDIKRVSTPSETKQNTTPTPETKQDTTPTLEAKEATTPTRVKTPTYDFTSPKTFTGRPKTPSDRVSRVRVSVIEISRPNPLLFAVSPVHMEGRRSKTPTSSLTGPQDEMHKIANQVNDTSHSEILQNGDIDVKSTEPLQEKLDKTTENLSKLESSKPKTQTQESPNLKANEQPKAETPTTLKTEPAQPSLSSVGYQKPLSRVPTFVGQRPKTPTAPKSKPAYYGLTPAEYVAHGGIKSYTPSFSISTPTALPSVEATNLPKQEPVVPQPDETVTMTNDKSEVKPKEQVDVQVAPPLKVPKAASEPEANSVRDIPKPTVPELKAKIPDVKIPTIVVSVADTPPSEEKAKTVSTVTPRVRTPTYGSPRLSQMTPTPPAVKVTPKPESKAVPLSGQDVGKPAPPKVPEGKPETTKVPEKPTEAKMSLLERIKKQKLEAASSEKPPEKGEVKDVVKPLAKPKEDQKDLEIKGAEPEKVDKVEAKPSPQQEIKSAVKKTEKGEEGSSPTAEPLLKMMQKPKGMKSKLSGWSRLKKHMVVEAEEPKFPEADPTSNKDVPASADQNVSEMQNKSEAEAKPSESEDSRDSPRATKMWDAVLFQMFSTKESIMQQIEANKTEEQKKMEAEQKTSQEIPTFAHRLPVLLYSPRFDARRLKEAASRPATKIATVFEMGLIGRKNKEEEPKDFNRTARGFSVF